The following coding sequences lie in one Musa acuminata AAA Group cultivar baxijiao chromosome BXJ1-8, Cavendish_Baxijiao_AAA, whole genome shotgun sequence genomic window:
- the LOC135584323 gene encoding protein GRAVITROPIC IN THE LIGHT 1-like produces MLRTGHKETESHDSNNQKVYPQPMDDSVNQNKKSMDALVSKIFNNISSLKAAYMQLQNAHTPYDPDKIQAADKLVIEELMKLSELKHSYRDKNPKLTSASPKDSSLLAEIQEQQNLLKTFEVMVKKFQSQIQTRDVEIVQLQQQIQESGQRKLKLEKKLKQRGLLSKEPEGFEEEHNFFSIELTPNLFSSAVETAYKSIHDFSKPLINMMKAAGWDLDAAANAVEHSVIYAKRAHKKYAFESHICQKMFSGFQEENFSMEPSELPISHEGFFRQFLAIRAMDPLDILSQNPDSVFGKFSRKKYLLVVHPKMEASFFDNLDQRNYVMSGGHPRTPFYQAFLKLAKSIWLLHRLANSFDPKVKVFQVSKGTEFSEVYMESVVKNIILAEGDSKPKVGLMVMPGFMIGGSVIQSQVYLSGVKCAE; encoded by the coding sequence CCTCAACCAATGGATGACAGTGTAAATCAAAACAAGAAATCTATGGATGCACTTGTATCAAAGATCTTCAACAACATTTCCTCTCTCAAAGCAGCATATATGCAGCTCCAGAATGCTCATACCCCTTATGATCCAGACAAGATCCAGGCTGCTGATAAACTTGTTATTGAGGAACTCATGAAGCTTTCAGAACTCAAACATTCCTATAGGGATAAAAATCCCAAACTGACATCAGCATCACCTAAAGATTCATCCCTACTTGCAGAAATTCAAGAGCAACAAAACTTACTTAAAACCTTTGAAGTAATGGTAAAAAAATTTCAGTCTCAGATTCAAACAAGAGACGTGGAGATTGTCCAACTGCAGCAACAAATTCAGGAGTCAGGCCAGAGAAAGCTGAAATTAGAAAAGAAACTTAAGCAGAGGGGTCTGCTCTCCAAGGAACCGGAAGGCTTTGAAGAAGAACACAATTTCTTTTCCATTGAGTTGACTCCAAACCTTTTCTCTTCTGCTGTAGAAACAGCATATAAATCCATCCATGATTTCTCAAAACCACTGATTAACATGATGAAAGCTGCAGGGTGGGATCTTGATGCGGCAGCTAATGCGGTTGAACATTCAGTGATCTATGCAAAAAGGGCTCATAAGAAGTATGCATTTGAATCACACATTTGTCAGAAAATGTTCAGTGGGTTCCAGGAAGAGAACTTCTCAATGGAACCATCTGAACTCCCCATTTCTCATGAGGGTTTCTTCCGCCAATTTCTCGCTATAAGAGCCATGGATCCTCTGGATATATTGAGCCAAAACCCGGACTCAGTATTTGGTAAATTTTCACGGAAAAAATACCTATTGGTTGTGCACCCTAAGATGGAAGCTTCATTCTTTGACAACCTGGATCAGAGGAACTATGTCATGAGTGGTGGGCACCCGAGGACACCTTTCTACCAGGCTTTTCTAAAACTGGCTAAATCAATATGGCTGTTGCACCGGTTGGCAAATTCATTTGATCCCAAGGTCAAGGTTTTTCAGGTGAGTAAAGGAACGGAATTCTCAGAGGTCTATATGGAAAGTGTTGTGAAGAACATAATTCTGGCAGAGGGAGATTCCAAACCTAAAGTTGGGCTCATGGTCATGCCAGGTTTTATGATTGGAGGCAGCGTTATACAATCTCAAGTATACCTTTCAGGTGTGAAGTGTGCCGAATGA
- the LOC135587575 gene encoding beta-glucosidase 18-like, whose amino-acid sequence MGINKKTLAITLFFQLLSSVACFSRSDFTSTFLFGTATSSYQIEGAYLEGNKSLSNWDVFTHLPGKIKDGRTGDIADDHYHRYMEDISLMHSLGVNSYRFSMSWSRILPRGRFGDVNPVGIKFYNRIIDSLLVKGIQPFVTLNHFDVPQELEDRYGSWLSPQIREDFGHLAEVCFKEFGDRVKFWTTFNEPNLFVKFSYAFGKYPPGRCSEPYANCTTGDSEVEPYIAAHNIILSHATAVDIYRKNYQVKQGGSIGIVITSKWYEPLTNSTADYLATQRALSFEGPWILDPILLGDYPSEMHEVLGSRLPIFTYEEKKLLLNKLDFIGINHYSTNYVMDCMLSSCDLDGYMRDALIATTGYKDGVLIGEPTALPTYYAVPYGIEKMVRYIMERYNNVPMYITENGYAQGSSGAFTKELINDTERIKFMHSYLTFLSAAISQGADVRGYFSWSLLDNFEWAFGYTVRFGLFHVDYKTQRRTPKLSAKWYKKFLSGKKLHLRTSTQNNEI is encoded by the exons ATGGGGATCAACAAGAAGACCTTGGCAATCACCCTCTTCTTCCAACTGCTTTCCTCGGTCGCATGCTTCAGTCGGAGCGATTTCACTTCCACTTTCCTCTTCGGCACCGCAACCTCTTCTTATCAG ATTGAAGGTGCATATTTAGAAGGTAACAAGAGTTTGAGCAATTGGGATGTTTTCACTCACTTACCAG GAAAAATTAAAGATGGGAGAACTGGTGACATTGCTGATGATCATTATCATCGATACATG GAAGATATTAGCTTAATGCATTCCCTTGGCGTTAACTCCTACAGATTCTCCATGTCATGGTCAAGAATTCTTCCAA GAGGTCGATTTGGGGATGTAAACCCAGTTGGAATAAAATTCTACAATAGGATTATTGATTCCCTTTTAGTCAAAG GAATACAACCATTCGTAACGCTGAATCATTTTGATGTACCTCAAGAACTTGAAGACCGGTATGGTTCATGGTTGAGTCCACAAATAAG GGAAGATTTTGGACATCTTGCAGAAGTATGTTTCAAGGAATTTGGTGACAGAGTAAAATTCTGGACCACATTCAATGAACCAAACCTTTTTGTAAAATTTAGTTATGCGTTTGGAAAGTATCCCCCAGGCCGTTGTTCAGAACCATATGCGAACTGTACTACTGGAGATTCTGAAGTCGAACCATATATAGCTGCCCACAATATTATCTTATCACATGCAACTGCAGTTGATATCTATAGAAAAAACTATCAG GTCAAACAAGGTGGATCCATTGGGATAGTGATCACCTCAAAGTGGTATGAGCCATTGACAAATTCAACAGCTGATTATTTGGCAACTCAACGAGCTTTATCTTTCGAAGGGCCATG GATTTTAGACCCCATACTTCTTGGCGATTATCCATCAGAAATGCATGAAGTCCTAGGTTCAAGATTGCCCATATTCACCTATGAAGAAAAGAAATTATTGTTGAACAAATTGGACTTTATTGGAATCAACCATTACTCCACCAATTATGTGATGGACTGTATGCTCTCTTCATGTGATTTGGATGGCTACATGAGAGATGCATTAATAGCCACCACCGGATACAAAGATGGAGTGCTGATTGGAGAACCG ACTGCCTTGCCAACATATTATGCGGTTCCATATGGTATAGAAAAAATGGTCCGGTACATCATGGAAAGATATAACAATGTACCTATGTACATTACGGAAAATG GTTATGCACAAGGAAGCAGCGGTGCCTTTACAAAGGAATTGATCAATGACACAGAGAGGATAAAATTTATGCACTCCTACCTCACCTTTTTGTCTGCTGCCATAAG CCAAGGAGCTGATGTGAGAGGTTACTTCTCTTGGTCTCTTCTAGATAATTTTGAGTGGGCATTTGGTTATACCGTCAGATTTGGACTCTTTCATGTTGACTACAAGACACAAAGAAGAACCCCAAAGCTATCTGCTAAATGGTACAAGAAATTTCTCAGTGGTAAAAAGCTACACCTGAGGACGAGCACTCAAAATAATGAGATTTAA